The genomic region AGCAGTTGTTTGGTAGATCAAAATAAATGCTTGATATTTTCGCTCACAAATCACTTTGCTTGCTTATATGCATGCAAAGTGATTTGTTTCTGCTGCTTCAGACCTACGCTCAAGTTCAGCCTTTTCCTTTGCGCCAGCTACCTATTATATAGAGCATTACAGCTGTCCTTTCTACCCTCCCTAAGCATCCGGCCTAGGGAGCCAGTAGTTTTCCCACGCGCTAAGCTTCTTCCTTCTGCTTCTCTTTACATCCTCTTCGACACTTATAATAGCTAAAACGTTTAAGTATCTTCCGAAAACGATTTCTATATTTATAATTGTACTAACTGTTCTCGCCAGTTCTACTTTCATTTTCATTTCCATTCTTTCACCAACCCCTACCTTATGACCTCTTCTTTATCTGTTAAACATTTGTGCAGAGTACCGTTGCTGGCGCTTGGCATTGCCACAGCTGTACCACTCACGCAGGCTACGGCCAACAGCCGGGTAGCAGCCACTTTCCGCCGCGTAGATGTAACCGTGCAGGGCGTAGTTACAGACGATAAAGGCAATCCCCTTCCTGGCGCTACAGTGGTATTGAAAGGTGCTACGGGTGTAGGAGCTTCTTCCGACTCGGAAGGTCGCTTCTCTCTGACCGTACCCACCGGCAATGAAACGCTGGTTATTTCATCCATTGGGTATGTGGCACAGGAAGTTGCCATTGGTGGTCGTACTTCGCTCACAATTAAGCTAGTGACGGATAACAAGGCACTGGATGAGGTAGTGGTGGTGGGGTACGGTACGCAAAAGCGCTCTGATATCACGGGTGCTGTAGGTAGCGTGAAAGGCAGCGAGTTGGTAGAGCGTCCTGTAGTGAACGTCGCACAAGGCCTGCAGGGTAAGGTAGCAGGTGTAGATGTCTCCTTGAACTCAGGGCAGCCAGGTGGCTCGCCTACCATCCGGGTGCGGGGCTACTCGTCTATTACGGCTGGAAACACGCCGCTGTATGTAGTAGATGGCGTATTCTGGGAACAGGGAATCACTACGCTTAACCCCAATGACATTGAGAGTATTGAGGTGCTGAAAGATGCTTCAGCCACAGCCATCTATGGAGCACGTGGTAGTAGCGGGGTTATTCTCATCACGACGAAGCGCGGCCGTAAAGGCGGACAGGTATCCTACGATAACTACGTGAGCATAAGCCAAATGGCACGCAAGCTCGATGTTCTTACTACTAGTGAGTTCTTAGCCATGGAAGACCTAGGCTATCAGAACGTGCAGAAGTACGATCCAGCAGGTTGGGCTCGTGGTGCTTACGCCAATAGAGACCCACGCATCAAACGTCGTGCTCTAGCTAATCCTAACGACCCCAAGCGTTTGTTCGACGAAAATCTTAACCCACTTTACGATGTAGATTGGCAAAAAGAAACTACCCAAACGGGAGTCGCACAAAGCCACAACTTATCGTTCTCAGGTGGCGGTGACCAGACTACCTACGGGCTCTTCCTCAATTATACCAACGCCGAGGGTATCATTCGTGAAACTTACCAGAAACGCTATTCAGGACGTTTAACGGTAGACAACCAGGTAAAAAGCTGGCTGAAAGTAGGCGCGACGTTGAACTACAGCAACATCGAAGATAAAGTTGGCAATAACTTCGTAGGAGGTAATAATATTCCGCGGATGATGATTGAGATGATTCCTATCATCCCAATTCAATACCCGAACGGCGTATATGGCAAACGTCAAGATTACCCGGATATGGAGGGTGGCGACAATCCTGTAGCCATCACCCGTGAAGATGTGAATTTGACGCGTAACCAAGTGTTTGCGGGTAACGCCTATGCCAATTTCACTTTCTCACCTAGTTTAAGCTTCCGCTCGGTATTAGGCGCCAACATTAGTTCGCAGCTCAACCCTACCTCTTCGACCAACTTGATTCAGTTGCGGGCAGGCACCCAAAACTTAGCTGGCTTTACGGCTTTTGACGGCAAGAGTATACAATGGCAGAACTACTTGACGTACACCAAGGTATTCGCGCAAGACCACTCAGTTAATGTAGTAGGGGGAGTAGATGCTCAACGCTACCGATCATTACAGGATTACACGGAGATACGTGGCATTAGTGACAACGCTTATAGCTACTACAACTTAGGGGCGGGGGCGACTCCTCAGGTACCGACCTCTAACTTTGACGCGAATCAATTCTTATCGTTCTTCGGACGAGCCAACTATGGCTATAAGGATCGTTACTTGCTCACGGCTACATTTCGTGCAGACGGTGCGTCGCGCTTCGGCCCTGGTAGAAAATGGGGATATTTCCCATCAGCAGCAGCGGCTTGGCGCATTTCGCAAGAGCCCTTCTTAGCTGATAATTCTACGATTTCTGACTTAAAGCTGCGCTTCGGCTACGGACAGACTGGTAATAGCAACTTTGCCAACTATCAGTCGCAAGCCCGCCTGGGTACTAACAGCTACATTTTCAATGGTGTGCGGGTAGGCGGTACCACAATCAGCACGCTCGGCAACCCCGATCTAGCCTGGGAGCGCGCCAGTCAGTATGATTTAGGTCTGAATTTAGGCTTGTGGCAGAACCGCATAACATTTGAGGCAGACTTATACTCGCGTACGACTACTGACTTGATTTTGGCTGCGCCCGTGCCACGTACTAGTGGTTTTGCTAGTATTACCCGTAACGTGGGCAGTATTCGTAATCAAGGCTTAGAATTGTCGCTGAATACGGTGAACGTGAGCGGCAAGGACTTTAACTGGTCGACCGGCTTTAACATTTCCTTCCTCAAAAACCGGGTAGTGGCACTTGGGCCAGCGGGCGACGACATCTACCCTGGTCCTAACTTCCTGAACGAAACCAACGTGCTGCGCATTGGGCAGCCAGTAGGCTCGCTCTTTGGCTTGGTACGTGCAGGCACCTGGGGCACCGACGAGGCTGACGAAGCCCGGCGGTACAATAAACTACCTGGCGACCTCAAGTTTGTGGATCAAAACAACGACGGTCAGATCAACGACCGCGACCGAGTAATTATCGGTAAGAGCATCCCAACGGGCTTTGGTTCCTTCATCAACAACTTCTCCTACAAAGGAATTGACTTGCTGTTTGACGTGCAGTTCACCTACGGCAACGACGTAATGAATCTCACCCACCACTCGGCCCTAGACCGCACCGATCAAGCCAACAGCTACACTCGCGCCTATACGGAAGCCTGGACGCCTGACAACCAGAACACGATGATTGCTCAGGTGCGTCCTTCCTACGTGTACTATGATTCGCGCATCGACTCTTATAAGGTAGAAGATGGCTCATTCATTCGGGGGCGCAACGCGGTACTTGGGTACACGTTCCCAGGTGCTTTGGTAGAGCGTATCAAGCTTTCTCGCCTGCGGGTATACGTATCGGCCCAGAATTTCTTCCTGATTACCAAATACAAGGGTTACGATCCTGAAACGTCGACGTACGGCAACGCCTTTGCACAAGGCATTCAATTCTTCGACTATCCGAAAGCACGCACGTTCACGGCGGGCCTCAACGTAACTCTATAACCTACTACCTAGCTTTTATGCTTTCGTCAATTCGCTTTCGTTCTCAAGCCGCAGCGCTCTGCGCAGGCTTACTGCTGGCCACTACCGGCTGCAATGATTTTTTGGAGGAAGACAACCGCTCGACGCTCACCAGCGCCAACTACTTTACCAATGCTACGCAGGCGCAGTCGTTCGTCGACGGTCTATACAACCGTCTGCGCATTATGAACACAGATGTAGGCTATGGCGAGTCTATCTGGATAGGTCTAGAGCTAATGGCTTTGCATGCCACTACTCTTGGGCAGAGCTTCAACAACAGCCAGCTCATCAACCAGAATATCGACCCGGCTAACCCATATTTTTCTAATATGTGGAATCTTGCCTACAATAGCATTGCCGCAGCTAACCTGGCGATAGAACGCATTCCAAACGTTTCAATGGATGAAACGCAGAAAAAGGCGTTGCTGGGTCAAGCATACTTCATTCGGGCATTTCAATACTACCATCTGGTGCGCTTATATGGCGACGTGCCTTTGATTACGACACCTGTTGACGGGACCAGCCCTAGTCTATATCCCAGCCGCACGCCGCAGGCCGATGTATATAATCTTATTATTGCCGATTTGCAGGCGGCCGAGCAGGCAGGTCTGCCTGCAGTAGACCGCACGGGGCGCATCTCACAAGGAGCTGTAAAAGCACTGCTATCGAGTGTTTACTTGACTACGGCCGGTTACCCTTTGCAGATAAAGGCTAACTACCAAAAGGCCGCCGACAAAGCCGCCGAGCTGATTGATGCGAATCAGTATCCATTGTTTAGCAATTATATCTCGCTACACAACAACGCCGACAAAAACCAGGGCGAATTTATTTTGCAGGCCCAATACGCTTTCGGCATTGCTACCAATGCCATCAGCGCACAGGTGATTCCGTACTTCGTAGGTATCTCGAGATACAACGATGAGTTTGGAGCCCTTATCCCGACACCTGGCTTCTACAACACCCACGAACAAGGTGATTTGCGTGCACAGGAACAGCAATTTTATTTCTCAAAGTATCCATCCATCAAAACTCCTGGCCAAACCGTCAATTTTGGTACACAGGCTTTGTACAAATACTTCCAAGTTGAAAGTGCTTTAGGCAATGGGGTAGGCGACGAAAACTGGACCTTGCTGCGCATGCCAGAAGTGATGCTGATCTATGCGGAAGCTATTAATGAGGCAAGTGCTGCTACGCCTAAGGCATACGAGCAAATCAATAAGATCCGGGCACGGGCTAAGCTACCCGCGTTGAGCGGCCTAAGCCAAGCTCAATTCCGTGAGGCCGTATGGAAAGAGCGCTACCACGAGTTGGCGTATGAGAACAAAGCGTATTTTGATATTCAACGCACCCGCCAGACTTACGATGTAGCCAATAACCGTTTCGTGAACGTGGTAGGCTTTAAAGGCGAGGTAGGACCGGCTTTCCAGGAGAAATATCTCCTGTGGGGTATTCCCTCGGCTGAAATCAACAACAATAAAAACCTCACTCAGAACCCTGGGTGGTAATCGGTAAATAGGACGTCATGGCCGGGTGTGCGGCACTGGTGGGTGGTGGTTCTGGGAATTTCTGTCACTCTGCTACCCCACCCGGCCTGACGTTCTTTTTTTGTGCCTCTGCATGAATGTGGCACCACCAATTGTGCTTTTTTCATCCACTCTTAAAAGCAACCATTTGATAGATACCTCTACTTTATTACGCTGACTGTTTTATCAACTATCGTATGCCAGGACTTTCGCTGAGCTTACTTCTCTCTCTAGTAACTTCTTCCGCTACATTAACTGCCCTACCGACGCCTACCCTCCTACCCCAGCAGGTAGCCGCTACACGGGACTCTGTGACGAAAAAGGGCTATACGTTGATCTTTATTTCGAAGGATCCGGCCCTGAACCCGACTACCAAGCAGCGCATGATAGACGCGTTTTATACCGTCTATCCGAAGGAGGCCAAGCGGTTCAACCCCAACACGCTCAAGAAAGTCACCTTCATCGTCGACCCGGAGTACAAGGGCGTGGCAGCTACGCACAACGGTATTGTGCGCTACAGCCCTACCTGGCTAAAGGAGCACCCCGAGGACATCGACGTGGTGACGCACGAGGTGATGCACATTGTGCAGGGCTACCCTGGCGGTTCGCTAGGCTGGCTCACGGAAGGTATTGCCGATTACACGCGCTACGCCCTTGGCATCAACAATCAGGCTGGCAATTGGAAACTACCTGACTACAAAGAAGGACAGAGCTACACCAACAGCTACCGCATTACAGCCCGGTTTCTGGCGTGGTTGGAACAAAACGGCTACCCCAAAATCGTGAACGAGATGGATGCCGCCTTGCGTGCCCACGCCTACACACCGGAGCTGTGGCAGCAGAAAACCGGCAAAACGCTGGACGAGTTGTGGGCCGCCTACACCGCCAATCCCGCAGCCGTGAAGCTGGTGTATAAGTAAATCATGCGTCGAATTTAGCTAATCAAGACCGTCATGCTGAGCTTGTCGAAGCATCTCTACAGCTTCGCCTAGTAGTAATCAATTACTCGCGGTAGAGATGCTTCGACAAGCTCAGCATGACGGTCTTTACATACCCTTTTGTTACCCTACTCTTTCCCTAACCGAATGCCTAAACTCTTTCCTGTTCTTTCTGCTTTGCTGCTGACGACGGCCCCTACCCTAGCGCAGGGGCCGGTGGCAACGAAAGACTACGCCCAGTGGGTAAACCCTATTATGGGCACCGACTCCAAGCCGAGCTTGTCGAACGGTAACACCTACCCGGCCATTGCCCTCCCTTGGGGCATGAACTTCTGGATGCCGCAGACCGGCCCCATGGGCAACGGCTGGGCCTACCAGTACTCGGCTGATAAAATCCGGGGCTTCAAGCAGACACACCAGCCTTCGCCCTGGATGAACGACTACGGGCAGTTTGCCATCATGCCCATCACCGGCAAGCGGGTGTTTGATGAGAATGCGCGCGCTAGTTGGTACTCGCACAAGGCTGAGGTAGCTGAGCCCAACTACTACAAGGTGTACCTGGCCGACCACGACGTAACGACGGAAATTGCACCCACTGAGCGGGCTGCTCGTTTCCGCTTTACCTTCCCCAAAACCGATAGCGCTTACGTGGTGATTGACGCTTTGGATAAGGGCTCGATGGTGAAAATCCTGCCCCAACAGCGCAAAATCATTGGCTACACCACCCGCAACAGCGGCGGCGTACCCAAGAACTTCAAAAACTACTTTGTTATTGAGTTCGACCACGACTTCACCAGCACGGCCGTGTTCAAGGACAAGGAGCTGGCTGCGGGAGTGATGGAAGCTACCGTGAACCACGCCGGCGCAACCGTGGGCTTCAAGACGCGCAAGGGCGAGCAGGTGAATGCCCGCGTGGCCTCGTCGTTTATCAGCCCAGAACAGGCTGAGCTGAACCTGAAGGAAATCGGCGACCAGAACCTGGAGACCGTGCGCCAGAAGGGCCGCGAGGCGTGGAATAAGACCCTAGGTCGTATTGATATCGAAGGCGGCACTGCCGACCAGAAGCGTACCTTCTACTCGTGCTTATATCGCGCCCTGTTGTTTCCGCGCAAACTCTATGAGCTGGACGCCAATGGCAAGGTGATGCATTACAGCCCTTTCAACGGGGAGGTGCTGCCCGGCTACATGTATACTGATACAGGTTTCTGGGACACGTTCCGGGCTTTGTTCCCCTTCCTGAACCTGCTCTACCCCGAACAAAACGCGGAGATGCAGCAGGGTCTGGCCAACGACTATAAAGAAGGCGGCTGGCTGCCGGAGTGGGCTAGCCCCGGTCTGCGCAACGTGATGGTGGGCAACAACTCGGCCTCCGTAGTGGCCGATGCCTACCTGAAAGGCATCCGAGGACAGGACATGGAGGTGCTCTACGAGGCGCTTATTCATGGCGCTAACAACGAAGGCCCCCTGGACGCCGTGGGCCGCAGGGGTGTGCAGTACTACAACAAGCTCGGCTACGTGCCCTACGATGTAAAAATCAAGGAAAACGCGGCCCGTACGCTGGAGTATGCCTACGACGACTTCACGATTTCGCAGTTGGCCAAGGCCCTGGGTAAGCCCAAGAAAGAAGTGAACCTCTACGCCAAGCGCAGCCAGAACTACCGCAACCTGTTCGACAAGCAGGTAGGACTGATGCGCGGCAAGAACCAAGACGGCAGCTGGGCACCCAACTTCAGCCCCTTCAAGTGGGGCGATGCCTTCACGGAGGGCAACAGCCTGCACTACACGTGGTCGGTATTCCACGATGTGGCGGGCCTAATGGACCTAATGGGCGGTAAGCAGAAGTTTGTGCAGACGTTGGATACTGTATTTGCCCTACCCCCCGTGTTCGACGATTCGTACTACGGCGGTACCATTCACGAAATCAGAGAGATGCAGATTGCGGGCATGGGTAACTATGCCCACGGCAACCAGCCCATTCAGCATATGATCTACCTCTACAACTATGCTGGCCAGCCCTGGAAGGCGCAGTACTGGCTGCGTGAGGTGATGAACCGCCTCTACCTACCCACCTCCGATGGCTACTGCGGCGATGAGGACAACGGCCAGACCTCGGCCTGGTATGTGTTTACGGCCCTGGGCTTCTACCCCGTGTGTCCCGGCACCGACCAGTACGTGCTCGGCGCCCCGCTGTTCCCGAAAGCTACCCTGCACCTGCCCTCCGGCAAAGACATCGTGCTGAATGCCCCCAAGAACTCCGATGAGAACCGCTACGTGAACCAGCTGACGATGAACGGCAAGGCCTACGACAAAAACTGGCTGAGCCACGAGGAGCTGCTGAAAGGCGCTACGCTGGATTTCGACATGACGTCGACGCCCAACAAAACCCGAGGCACTAGCAAGGACGCCGCGCCGTTCTCTATGTCGAAGTATAAGTAATTCGTTGATTTGAAACGAAGAACG from Hymenobacter aerilatus harbors:
- a CDS encoding RagB/SusD family nutrient uptake outer membrane protein; amino-acid sequence: MLSSIRFRSQAAALCAGLLLATTGCNDFLEEDNRSTLTSANYFTNATQAQSFVDGLYNRLRIMNTDVGYGESIWIGLELMALHATTLGQSFNNSQLINQNIDPANPYFSNMWNLAYNSIAAANLAIERIPNVSMDETQKKALLGQAYFIRAFQYYHLVRLYGDVPLITTPVDGTSPSLYPSRTPQADVYNLIIADLQAAEQAGLPAVDRTGRISQGAVKALLSSVYLTTAGYPLQIKANYQKAADKAAELIDANQYPLFSNYISLHNNADKNQGEFILQAQYAFGIATNAISAQVIPYFVGISRYNDEFGALIPTPGFYNTHEQGDLRAQEQQFYFSKYPSIKTPGQTVNFGTQALYKYFQVESALGNGVGDENWTLLRMPEVMLIYAEAINEASAATPKAYEQINKIRARAKLPALSGLSQAQFREAVWKERYHELAYENKAYFDIQRTRQTYDVANNRFVNVVGFKGEVGPAFQEKYLLWGIPSAEINNNKNLTQNPGW
- a CDS encoding basic secretory family protein, which translates into the protein MPGLSLSLLLSLVTSSATLTALPTPTLLPQQVAATRDSVTKKGYTLIFISKDPALNPTTKQRMIDAFYTVYPKEAKRFNPNTLKKVTFIVDPEYKGVAATHNGIVRYSPTWLKEHPEDIDVVTHEVMHIVQGYPGGSLGWLTEGIADYTRYALGINNQAGNWKLPDYKEGQSYTNSYRITARFLAWLEQNGYPKIVNEMDAALRAHAYTPELWQQKTGKTLDELWAAYTANPAAVKLVYK
- a CDS encoding GH92 family glycosyl hydrolase, translating into MPKLFPVLSALLLTTAPTLAQGPVATKDYAQWVNPIMGTDSKPSLSNGNTYPAIALPWGMNFWMPQTGPMGNGWAYQYSADKIRGFKQTHQPSPWMNDYGQFAIMPITGKRVFDENARASWYSHKAEVAEPNYYKVYLADHDVTTEIAPTERAARFRFTFPKTDSAYVVIDALDKGSMVKILPQQRKIIGYTTRNSGGVPKNFKNYFVIEFDHDFTSTAVFKDKELAAGVMEATVNHAGATVGFKTRKGEQVNARVASSFISPEQAELNLKEIGDQNLETVRQKGREAWNKTLGRIDIEGGTADQKRTFYSCLYRALLFPRKLYELDANGKVMHYSPFNGEVLPGYMYTDTGFWDTFRALFPFLNLLYPEQNAEMQQGLANDYKEGGWLPEWASPGLRNVMVGNNSASVVADAYLKGIRGQDMEVLYEALIHGANNEGPLDAVGRRGVQYYNKLGYVPYDVKIKENAARTLEYAYDDFTISQLAKALGKPKKEVNLYAKRSQNYRNLFDKQVGLMRGKNQDGSWAPNFSPFKWGDAFTEGNSLHYTWSVFHDVAGLMDLMGGKQKFVQTLDTVFALPPVFDDSYYGGTIHEIREMQIAGMGNYAHGNQPIQHMIYLYNYAGQPWKAQYWLREVMNRLYLPTSDGYCGDEDNGQTSAWYVFTALGFYPVCPGTDQYVLGAPLFPKATLHLPSGKDIVLNAPKNSDENRYVNQLTMNGKAYDKNWLSHEELLKGATLDFDMTSTPNKTRGTSKDAAPFSMSKYK
- a CDS encoding SusC/RagA family TonB-linked outer membrane protein, coding for MTSSLSVKHLCRVPLLALGIATAVPLTQATANSRVAATFRRVDVTVQGVVTDDKGNPLPGATVVLKGATGVGASSDSEGRFSLTVPTGNETLVISSIGYVAQEVAIGGRTSLTIKLVTDNKALDEVVVVGYGTQKRSDITGAVGSVKGSELVERPVVNVAQGLQGKVAGVDVSLNSGQPGGSPTIRVRGYSSITAGNTPLYVVDGVFWEQGITTLNPNDIESIEVLKDASATAIYGARGSSGVILITTKRGRKGGQVSYDNYVSISQMARKLDVLTTSEFLAMEDLGYQNVQKYDPAGWARGAYANRDPRIKRRALANPNDPKRLFDENLNPLYDVDWQKETTQTGVAQSHNLSFSGGGDQTTYGLFLNYTNAEGIIRETYQKRYSGRLTVDNQVKSWLKVGATLNYSNIEDKVGNNFVGGNNIPRMMIEMIPIIPIQYPNGVYGKRQDYPDMEGGDNPVAITREDVNLTRNQVFAGNAYANFTFSPSLSFRSVLGANISSQLNPTSSTNLIQLRAGTQNLAGFTAFDGKSIQWQNYLTYTKVFAQDHSVNVVGGVDAQRYRSLQDYTEIRGISDNAYSYYNLGAGATPQVPTSNFDANQFLSFFGRANYGYKDRYLLTATFRADGASRFGPGRKWGYFPSAAAAWRISQEPFLADNSTISDLKLRFGYGQTGNSNFANYQSQARLGTNSYIFNGVRVGGTTISTLGNPDLAWERASQYDLGLNLGLWQNRITFEADLYSRTTTDLILAAPVPRTSGFASITRNVGSIRNQGLELSLNTVNVSGKDFNWSTGFNISFLKNRVVALGPAGDDIYPGPNFLNETNVLRIGQPVGSLFGLVRAGTWGTDEADEARRYNKLPGDLKFVDQNNDGQINDRDRVIIGKSIPTGFGSFINNFSYKGIDLLFDVQFTYGNDVMNLTHHSALDRTDQANSYTRAYTEAWTPDNQNTMIAQVRPSYVYYDSRIDSYKVEDGSFIRGRNAVLGYTFPGALVERIKLSRLRVYVSAQNFFLITKYKGYDPETSTYGNAFAQGIQFFDYPKARTFTAGLNVTL